In the Magnolia sinica isolate HGM2019 chromosome 15, MsV1, whole genome shotgun sequence genome, one interval contains:
- the LOC131227846 gene encoding p-coumarate 3-hydroxylase-like codes for MAFSLPLSLLILFLSLLAFKLLLWRRYKLPPGPKPWPVVGNLYDIKPVKFRCFAAWASTYGPIISVWFGSTLNVVVSSSEMAKEVLKDNDQMLADRPRRKVAELFSRNGQDLIWADYGPHYVKVRKVCQVELFTPKRLEALRSVREDEVTAMIETIFRDCTKPGNHGKSMAARDFLTPVSFNNITRLALGKRLMDAEGRMDDQGKELKSIVTDGNIKFGGSFPLTEHVPWLKFFNRTDEVALEKHEARRDRLTKAIMDEHTQARLKNGAKHHFVDALLTLQDQYKLSDDTIIGLLWDMISAGMDTTVIVVEWAMAELIKNPRVQQKAQEELDAVIGSDHVMTEADFPNLPYLQCVAKESLRLHPPTPLMLPHKAANHVKLGGYDIPKGSIVHVNVWALGRDPAVWKDPLAFRPERFLEEDIDMKGHDFRLLPFGAGRRVCPGAQLGINLVQSMLGHLLHHFNWAPPEGVKVDDIDMTEHPGLVTFMHTPLQAVPTPRLPAHLYKRF; via the exons ATGGctttctctctcccactctctctcctcatactcttcctctctcttctggCCTTCAAGCTCCTCCTATGGCGCAGATACAAGCTCCCTCCGGGCCCCAAGCCCTGGCCCGTTGTTGGGAACCTCTACGACATAAAGCCAGTGAAGTTTCGGTGCTTCGCGGCGTGGGCCAGCACGTATGGGCCCATCATATCCGTGTGGTTCGGATCGACTTTGAACGTTGTCGTGTCGAGCTCTGAAATGGCTAAGGAAGTGCTCAAGGATAATGATCAAATGCTGGCTGATAGGCCGAGGAGGAAAGTGGCCGAGCTGTTTAGTAGGAATGGCCAGGATCTGATATGGGCTGATTATGGGCCCCATTACGTTAAGGTGAGGAAGGTTTGTCAGGTGGAGCTGTTCACTCCAAAGAGGCTTGAGGCACTCAGGTCCGTCAGAGAGGATGAAGTGACGGCTATGATTGAAACCATCTTTAGAGACTGCACCAAGCCGG GCAACCATGGGAAGAGCATGGCAGCTAGAGACTTCCTAACACCAGTATCCTTCAACAACATAACGAGATTGGCCTTGGGGAAGCGATTGATGGACGCGGAGGGGAGGATGGATGATCAAGGCAAGGAGCTCAAGTCAATTGTCACCGACGGCAATATCAAGTTCGGCGGGTCCTTTCCCTTAACTGAGCACGTCCCGTGGCTCAAATTCTTCAACAGGACCGACGAAGTGGCACTAGAGAAACATGAGGCCCGTAGAGATCGACTCACTAAAGCCATCATGGACGAGCACACACAAGCTCGTCTAAAAAATGGCGCCAAGCATCACTTTGTCGATGCCCTCCTAACCCTACAGGATCAATACAAACTCAGCGACGACACCATCATTGGCCTACTATGG GACATGATATCTGCTGGCATGGATACAACAGTCATAGTAGTGGAGTGGGCCATGGCAGAGCTGATCAAGAACCCTAGAGTTCAACAAAAAGCCCAGGAGGAGCTGGACGCAGTGATCGGCTCCGATCATGTCATGACAGAAGCCGACTTCCCAAATCTCCCTTACTTACAATGCGTCGCCAAGGAGTCCCTGCGCTTACACCCGCCCACACCTCTCATGCTCCCCCACAAGGCTGCTAACCACGTCAAGCTCGGTGGCTACGACATCCCCAAGGGCTCGATCGTGCATGTCAATGTATGGGCCTTGGGTCGTGACCCAGCCGTCTGGAAGGATCCATTAGCATTCCGTCCCGAGCGTTTTCTCGAAGAAGATATCGACATGAAGGGTCATGACTTCCGCCTGTTGCCTTTCGGCGCAGGCCGGCGTGTGTGTCCTGGTGCCCAGCTAGGAATCAACTTGGTTCAATCGATGCTCGGCCACCTGTTACACCATTTCAACTGGGCCCCACCAGAAGGTGTTAAGGTAGATGATATCGACATGACGGAGCATCCCGGACTAGTGACTTTCATGCATACCCCACTTCAAGCCGTTCCGACCCCTAGATTGCCTGCTCATCTCTATAAGcgtttctaa